From one Salmo salar chromosome ssa09, Ssal_v3.1, whole genome shotgun sequence genomic stretch:
- the LOC106610672 gene encoding platelet-activating factor receptor, with protein MGIQEDLVVTTAVNFVGNGNFLDSAFRYTLFPVFYGVVFIIGLIANSYVLFVLWRLRDAKVLNEICIYMANLTVADLLFVCALPFWIGYYHHGGVWLYGEFLCRVTGVFFFINTYCSILFLTAISINRYWAITRPLDAASSDHWCRGVAVTAVIWVVTLSMSVPYLLKTGIQKDKSNVSRCFEGYHHETDGEKRVVAATHLIIVGCFVLVFFLVVVCNLLIARALLAQSLTQARCSSSSKPRGVKSRALQMLCAVVGVFVVCFLPHHMVQGPWTLAVLEIKEGWGSTEWNQKTKQWLNDAHQVTLMLMGLNCLLDPVVYCFATRRFHMYIKDHLKKVGRGRGCSETAITHISVVECKNVSQRLHCEQQQLNN; from the coding sequence ATGGGGATTCAAGAGGACTTAGTAGTGACCACGGCTGTGAACTTTGTCGGGAACGGAAACTTCCTGGACTCGGCGTTCCGCTACACCCTCTTCCCAGTGTTCTACGGTGTTGTGTTCATCATTGGGCTGATAGCCAATAGTTACGTGCTGTTCGTGCTGTGGCGCCTGCGCGATGCCAAGGTCTTGAACGAGATCTGCATCTATATGGCCAACCTGACTGTGGCCGACCTCCTCTTCGTGTGCGCCCTCCCCTTCTGGATTGGCTACTACCATCACGGTGGCGTCTGGCTCTACGGCGAATTCCTGTGCCGTGTCACTGGTGTGTTCTTCTTCATCAACACCTACTGCTCCATCCTCTTCCTCACTGCCATCAGTATCAACCGCTACTGGGCCATCACGCGCCCACTGGACGCCGCCTCGTCCGACCATTGGTGCCGTGGGGTGGCCGTCACAGCGGTCATCTGGGTGGTCACTCTGTCCATGTCTGTGCCATACCTCTTGAAGACGGGCATCCAGAAGGACAAGAGCAACGTGTCGCGATGCTTCGAGGGCTACCACCATGAGACGGATGGCGAGAAGCGGGTGGTGGCCGCAACCCACCTTATCATTGTGGGGTGCTTCGTCTTGGTCTTCTTCCTCGTCGTAGTGTGTAATCTGCTCATCGCCCGGGCGTTACTAGCCCAGTCCCTTACACAGGCTCGGTGCTCCAGTTCCTCAAAACCCCGGGGGGTGAAGAGCCGGGCCCTGCAGATGCTGTGCGCTGTGGTGGGGGTGTTCGTGGTGTGCTTCCTCCCCCACCACATGGTCCAGGGCCCCTGGACCCTGGCTGTGCTGGAGATCAAGGAGGGCTGGGGCAGCACGGAATGGAACCAGAAGACCAAGCAGTGGTTGAACGATGCCCACCAGGTCACCCTGATGCTGATGGGGCTCAACTGCCTCCTAGATCCCGTGGTGTACTGCTTCGCCACCAGGAGGTTCCACATGTATATCAAGGACCATCTGAAAAAGGTGGGGAGGGGCAGAGGCTGCTCGGAAACAGCCATCACACACATCTCTGTAGTGGAATGCAAGAATGTGAGCCAGCGGCTCCATTGCGAACAGCAGCAGCTCAATAATTAA